TCTTGTCGCCCATCATCAGGATGTGCTCGGCCTTGGGGCCGATGAAGGTGAAGCCGTGCGCCGTGACGATCTCGGCGAAGCGGGCGTTCTCCGACAGGAAGCCGTAACCCGGATGGATCGCCTGGGCGCCGGTGATCTCGGCCGCCGCGATGATCGACGGGATGTTCAAGTAGGACTTGGCCGCCGAGCGTGGGCCGATGCAGACGCTTTCGTCGGCCAGCCGCACCCACATGGCGCCGGCGTCGGCCTCAGAGTGGACGGCCACCGTCGAGATGCCCATTTCCTTGCAGGCTCGGTGAATCCGAAGGGCGATCTCGCCCCGATTGGCGATGAGGATTTTTTCGAACATCGCGCTTACTCGATGACGACGAGGGGTTCGCCGAACTCCACGGGGTCGCCATCCCCCACCAGGATCTCCAACACCTTGCCCGCCTTGGTGGCCGGGATCGGGTTCATGGTCTTCATGGCTTCGATGATCATCAGGGTCTGGCCGGCGGTGACCGTGTCGCCGACCTTGATGAAGGCCGGGGCGTCAGGCGCGGACTGCATGTAGACGGTGCCGACCATGGGTGACTTCACCACGTCACCGGCGTTGCGAGCGGCGGCGGCCGGAGCCTCGGCGGCGGGCGCGGCGGGCGCGGGCGCGGCCGCAACCGGCGCGGCGGCCATCGGGGCCTGCTGCACGTACTGGGCGGGGGCGGCGGTCAGGGTGCGGGCGACGCGGATCTTCAGGCCCGAATGCTCCACCTCGATCTCGGTCAGGCCGGTATCGGTGAGGATGTCGGCCAGTTTGCGCACCAGACGCGCGTCGATCGGATCGGCGGGAGCCTTCGGAGTGCTAGCCATGGAAAAGACCCTTATCTTTTGACGTAAGGAAGTTACGCGGACTGACCCGCGGCGGCTTCGATAGCCAGGACATAACTTTGCGCGCCGAAGCCAGACACCAGTCCGGTGGCCGCTAGAGACACGTAGGTTTCCCTTCGGAACGCCTCGCGCGCCGCCGGGTTCGAAAGGTGGCACTCGACGATCGGGATATCGAGCATCTTCAGGGCGTCCAGCAGAGCGATGGAGGTGTGCCCATAGGCCGCCGGGTTGATCACCAGCGCGGAGGCCTCCGTGCGGGCTTCCTGCACCCAGTCGATCAACTGGCCTTCGTGATTGGATTGATGGAACACGACGGTGCGACCCAGGGCGGCGGCGCGTTGCTCACAGAGCTTGCGCACATCGTCCAGCGTGGCTTTTCCGTAAATCTCAGGCTCGCGGACGCCCAGGAGGTTGAGGTTAGGCCCGCTCAGCACATAGATCGGTTTCGACATTCGGCTCCGCCGTCGATTCCGCCGTCTTGTAACGGTCGGCGGCGGGGGTCACAAGCACTGGGAATGGACGACGTGTTGGACGAGGCGGTCATGACCCTGACCATCAATGGCGAGGAGCGCTCGTTTTCGGGCCTTTCGGACCTGGGCGCCCTGGTGATCAGCCTGGGATTGGACCCCCGCAAGGTGGCCGTGGAGCGCAATCTCGAGATCGTGCCGCGCTCGGCCTATGGCGCCACGGCGCTCTCCGACGGCGACCGGATCGAGATCGTCCACTTCATCGGAGGCGGCTGACATGGACGGAACAACTCACACTCAGGACGACACCTGGACCGTCGCGGGCCGCACCTTCACCTCGCGGCTGATCGTCGGCACCGGCAAGTACAAGGACTATGCGGAGAACGCCGCCGCCGCCGAGGCCGCGGGCGCGCAGATCGTCACCGTGGCTCTGCGCCGCGTGAACCTGTCCGATCCCAGCCAGCAGATGCTGGTGGACTATGTGAAGCCCGACCGTTTCACCTACCTGCCCAACACCGCCGGCTGCTTCACCGGCGAGGAGGCGGTGCGCACCCTGCGCCTGGCCCGCGAGGCCGGCGGCTGGGACCTGGTGAAGCTGGAGGTGCTGTCGGACCCCAAGCTGCTCTACCCCGACATGGAAGAGACCCTGCGAGCCCTGAAGATGCTCATCAGCGAGGGCTTCCAGGTGATGGTCTATTGCACCGACGACCCGGTCTATGCCCGCAAGCTGGAGGACGCCGGCGCCTGCGCCGTCATGCCGCTCGCCGCGCCCATCGGTTCGGGCATGGGCATCCTCAACAAGGTCAATATCGGCCTGATCATCGAGCAGGCCAAGGTGCCGGTGCTGGTGGACGCAGGGCTCGGCACCGCCTCCGACGCCGCCATCGCCATGGAGATGGGCTGCGACGCCGTCCTGATGAACACCGCCATCTCCGACGCCCGCGATCCGGTCCGGATGGCCACGGCCATGAAGCATGCGGTCATCGCGGGGCGTCAGGCCTTCCTGGCGGGCCGTATGCCGCGGCGAGTCTACGGGGATCCGTCCTCGCCGCAGTCGGGACTGATCTGAAGCGCGGGCGACATGCCAGGAGACTCCCACATGCCCACGCCGCCTGACGCCCTCGTCTTTGGCGAGACCTTGGCGGGCATCGTTCGCGAGTCGGGCGTGATGGGCGTGGCCGAGCTGTCCACGCCGGCGGCACTGGGAGTGTTTCCTGAGAGCTTGCTGTTGGACAGTCTCCAAGTCATGCGGCGGATCGGGATCGATCCCGAGGAGGCCGCCTGCCTTTGCGCCATCTATATGGGAATCCACCAGGCCCTGGTGCTCGCCGATGCCGATCCGTCCGTGCCCCCGTGGCCAGGCGACCACGGCCCCCTTGTCGTCGTGGCCCAGGCCCGCCTCTCCGTCGAACGGTTGGGACCGCTCTTCCTTCTGTTCGAGACGGGTCTGGGTGAGCAGATGGGACGACGTCGGCAAACAATGAATTGAGGGCGGAGCGCGCCAGCGGTGATTCGGTAGGCTTCCCCTGGGGCGGCCCGCTAGGCTGGCTGAAAATCGAGGAGGAGCCGACATGGGCCAGGCCAAGGGACGCAAGTCGATCTTCATCACCGGGGCCGCGTCGGGCATGGGGCGGGAGACCGCGCGGCTGTTCCGCGAGAAGGGCTGGTTCGTCGGCGGCTATGACGTCAACGCCGAGGGGCTGAAGGCCCTGGAGGCTGAGCTGGGGCCTGAGAACTGTGTCGTCCGCACGCTCGATGTCACCGACCGCGCCGACTACCAGGCCGCCTTCGCCGAGTTCGGGGCGGCCACCGGCGGCAAGCTGGACCTGCTCTACAACAATGCCGGGATCGGCCGGGGCGGCCCCTTCGCCGACCAGCCCTTCGAGGACGTCCTGGCCGTGGTCCAGGTCAATTTCGTGGGCGTGCTGATCGGCATCCACGAGGGGATCAAGCTGCTGAAGGTCACGCCGAACTCGATGTGCTTCACCACCTCGTCGTCATCCGCCACCTTTGGCATGGCGGGCATCGCGGTCTATTCGGCCACCAAGCACGCGGTGAAGGGCCTCAGCGAGGCGCTGTCGGTGGAGTTCAAGGCCTATGGGGTCCGCGTCGCCGACGTCCTGCCCGGCCTGATCGACACCCCGATCCTGCCGCCGGGCGCGGCGGCCAATGCGCCGAAGGAAGGCCTGTTCCGCGCCATCCCGCCCATGGATGTCGCCAAGGTGGTCTGGGAGGCCTATCACTCCGACAAGCTGCACTGGTACGTGCCGCCGGAACTGGTGGAGCTGGACAAGGCCGCCACCCTGGCGCCGGAGGCCACCCGCGATCAGATGGCCGCCGGCTCGATGTTCTCGATGCAGCCCAAGGCGGACTAGGCGGCGGCCAGCCGGTCGATGTCCAGTTGCGGCGAAAGCCCAAGCGCTGTCAGCATTTCGTGGCGCTCGGGCCCCAGCTTGGGCGGGTATGCCGCGGCGTTGGCCGTCTTGCCGCGCGCCCAGTAGCCCAGCACGCGCAGGAAGTTGGCCGGCCGCTTCAGCCAGGCTGACGGGTGCTCCAGCATGTGGAAGCCCCGCAGGGCGGCCCGCAGCAGGTCGATGTTGGAGCGGACGGCGATGGCCACTCCATCCTCCAGGAAGCTCTTGGCCAGCTTGGCGCGGAAGCTGGGTGTGTAGCCCGGCGTCAGGGTGTTGCGGGCCATACGGATCGCGAGCCGGTCCTGGTCCAGCATGTTGAGGTAGTAGGGCTTCAGGCCCTCATTGATCCGTCGCTGATAGGCCACCGCCCGGGCGGCGGGATCGGCGCTCTCGGCGAGCGAATCGCGCAGGGCGTAGGCGCTGACGGCGGCGAAGGAGCAGCCCCGCCCATAGAGCGGATTGGTCCGCACCAGGCTGTCGCCCAGCGGGAAATAGCCCAGCACGCTCGGCGTCCCGCCCGGCGTCATGTCGCGCCAGCGGCTGTGCAGGTCGCCCATCCCGAACACCCGGCTGACCCCCTCGGCGCGGGCCGGATCGATCCAGGGGACCAGGCCCGGGATCTGTTCGCAGATGCCGTTGAAGGTCTCAGGCGCGACGATGGCCTTGCGCATCTCCAGCTCGATCTCCGGCACGCACATGGTGATGGAGAACCAGCCGTTGTCGGCGGGGAAGACCCCGTACTTCAGGAAGCCCAGATCGCCGGTGCCAGGCGCCTTGGTGCGCGGCGGCTCGGCCATGCCGGGGTTCAGGCGGTAGTGGCGGGTGAAGTAGAGGATGCCGGCGGTCTCCGACTCCTCGGGGACGTCGGCGCCGGCCTCCCGCAACTGTTCGATGGCGGCCGTGGTGCGGCCCGCCGCGTCCACCACCAGGTCGCTCAGGATGTCGTCGCCGTTCTCGAGGGTGACCCCCGTAACTCGCAGCGGCGCGCCCGGCTCGATCTTCAGGCCGGTGACGAACACCTCGGAGCGAATCTCCACATTGGCCAGCCGCTCGACATAGCGGCGGATCACCAGCTCGAGCGTCGTGCGTCGGCTGGTGAGGACCACGAAGTCCTTGTCCACGGCCTGAGGGCGATAGCCCTTCTTCAGCTCCTCGCTGAGCATCTCGTTGAAGCCCAGGTCACGGGCGCCGGCCTCCAGCAGGTCGGCCAGCAGGGCAGGGTGCTCATCGCGCAGGATAAGCCGCAGGCGGGCCAGGAAGGCGTGGCTGTGGCGCAGGTGGCCCACCCCGCGGCGGGCCCAGTCGGCGAAGGCCGCATCGGCGTTCCCGGTCGGCGGCGAGGGATCTCGTTCGAGGAGGGTGAGCTTGCGTTCAGGCGAGGCCAAGGCCAGGGCCGTGCACAGCCCGCCAATTCCAGCCCCGATCACCAGTACGCGTTCGGTCATGTCGCCTCCCCGGGCGCTTTCATTTTCAGACTGACACAGGCGCCGGGGGGGAAGGAAAGGGAGGACTTTACAGGTCGGGTTGTCAAGGCTATCGCCCTGCCATGCTGCGTTGCGCCACCATGATCATGATCTCCACCATCGCTCCCTCGCGGGGCGTTGGAGGGCATGCGCGCGACTAGCCGCTTCCTTCAACAGCCCCGCCGGAGACGGACGGGGCCTTGAGAGGATCGCCCTGTCTTCCGGATCACCGAGACAGGACCACGCGATGCCCCACGACGATCTCAATCCAAACGCCTTCTACGGCGGCGGTCTCGCCGTTGAAAGCTACGACCTGTTCGCCGCCCAGAACGGCAAGCTGACCGGCGACATCGACTTCTACCTCAACCTCGCCCGCGACCGGGGTGGCAAGGTGCTGGAGCTGGCCTGCGGCACCGGCCGCATCCTGACCCCGCTGGTGGAGGCGGGCTTCGAGGTCACCGGGGTGGATATCTCGCGGGCCATGCTGGACCTCGCCGACCGCAAGCTGCAGGCGTTGCGCCCCTCGGCCTGGGGCCGCGCGCGGCTGGTCTGCGCAGCCATGCAGGACTTCGAGACCCAGGACCGGTTCGACCTGGTGCTGATCCCGGCGCGGTCCTTCCAGCACCTCACCGACCCCGCCGACCAGAGGAAGACCCTGGAACGCGTCTGGCGCTGCCTGAACCCCGGCGGCATGCTGGTCATCGACATGTTCGACCCCCGGCTGGAGGTCTGCGTAGGCGAACCGCCGCTCTTCCCGCCCCGCGAGGCAGCCGATCCCGTCAACGGCCGCCGCTTTCGCCGCACCTGCCTGGCCCGCCACACCAATCCCTTCGAGCAGACGACGGGGGAGCGGATGCGGGTCGAGGAACTGGACGCCGAGGGCGGTGTGCTGGGCAGCCATGAGACCTCGTGGACCCTGCGCTGGTCGACACGCCAGGAGATGGCCTACCTGCTGGAGCTCACCGGGTTCGAGGCGCTCAGCCTGTATTCGGACTTCCAGCGCAGCCCCGCCGCCTATGGCGGTGAGCAGCTGTGGGTGGCCCGAGCGGTTTAGTCGCCGGCCTTGACGTCGCCCGCCTTGGCCGCGGCGATGGCGGCGTGCAGGGCGGGCATGTCGGCGCCGGGGACCAGGCGGTCGCCGACGATAAAGGCCGGCGTGCCCTCGATGCCCAGGGCCTGGGCCAGTTCGTGGGTGTCGGAGATCTGCTTGCTGACAGCGGCGGACTCACCGGCGGCCTTGGCCTGGGCGGGATCGATGCCGGCGGCGGCCAGGTGGCGGTCGATCGCCGCCTCGTCTAGGGCCTTCTCGGCCATGAAGGTCTGATAGAGCGCCAGGCCCTTGGCCTTGCCGGCTGAGGTCAGCGCCACCTTGGCCGCCAGGTTGGACTCACCGCCGAAGATCGGGAACTCCTTGAAGACGAAGCGGACGTCAGGATTGTCCTGGATGATCTTCACGATCTCCGGGGCCGAGGATTTGCAGTAGCCGCAGCGGTAGTCGAAGAACTCCACCACGGTGATCTTGCCGTTCGGATTGACCACGAAGTCGCGGGAGTCCTGCTCCAGAGCCTTGCGGTATTTGACCAGGCCGGCCTTGGCGATATTGGCCGCGTCGGCGACCTTCTTTTCCTGCAGCTTCTGCACCGCCTCCTCGATCACCTCGGGGTGCTCCAGCAGATAGGCGCGCACCTTCTGGCCGAAGGCGGCGTCGGCGGTCTTCTGACAGCCGGAGAGGGCGAGGACAGCGGCGAACGCCAGGGCGACGCGAAGCGAGGTTTTCATACGGTCTGCTGAGCTAGGGGCGGAAAGGTCAGTTGAGCGAGCCACGGCGGATCGAGCCTTCCTTGGCCAGATCCTTCAGGTCGTCCTTGCTGGGGGATGAGGCCAGGACGATGTCCGTGGCGCGGCGCCATTC
The sequence above is drawn from the Phenylobacterium glaciei genome and encodes:
- the accB gene encoding acetyl-CoA carboxylase biotin carboxyl carrier protein, with amino-acid sequence MASTPKAPADPIDARLVRKLADILTDTGLTEIEVEHSGLKIRVARTLTAAPAQYVQQAPMAAAPVAAAPAPAAPAAEAPAAAARNAGDVVKSPMVGTVYMQSAPDAPAFIKVGDTVTAGQTLMIIEAMKTMNPIPATKAGKVLEILVGDGDPVEFGEPLVVIE
- a CDS encoding type II 3-dehydroquinate dehydratase, whose translation is MSKPIYVLSGPNLNLLGVREPEIYGKATLDDVRKLCEQRAAALGRTVVFHQSNHEGQLIDWVQEARTEASALVINPAAYGHTSIALLDALKMLDIPIVECHLSNPAAREAFRRETYVSLAATGLVSGFGAQSYVLAIEAAAGQSA
- the thiS gene encoding sulfur carrier protein ThiS; its protein translation is MTLTINGEERSFSGLSDLGALVISLGLDPRKVAVERNLEIVPRSAYGATALSDGDRIEIVHFIGGG
- a CDS encoding thiazole synthase; the encoded protein is MDGTTHTQDDTWTVAGRTFTSRLIVGTGKYKDYAENAAAAEAAGAQIVTVALRRVNLSDPSQQMLVDYVKPDRFTYLPNTAGCFTGEEAVRTLRLAREAGGWDLVKLEVLSDPKLLYPDMEETLRALKMLISEGFQVMVYCTDDPVYARKLEDAGACAVMPLAAPIGSGMGILNKVNIGLIIEQAKVPVLVDAGLGTASDAAIAMEMGCDAVLMNTAISDARDPVRMATAMKHAVIAGRQAFLAGRMPRRVYGDPSSPQSGLI
- a CDS encoding SDR family oxidoreductase, yielding MGQAKGRKSIFITGAASGMGRETARLFREKGWFVGGYDVNAEGLKALEAELGPENCVVRTLDVTDRADYQAAFAEFGAATGGKLDLLYNNAGIGRGGPFADQPFEDVLAVVQVNFVGVLIGIHEGIKLLKVTPNSMCFTTSSSSATFGMAGIAVYSATKHAVKGLSEALSVEFKAYGVRVADVLPGLIDTPILPPGAAANAPKEGLFRAIPPMDVAKVVWEAYHSDKLHWYVPPELVELDKAATLAPEATRDQMAAGSMFSMQPKAD
- a CDS encoding NAD(P)/FAD-dependent oxidoreductase, translating into MTERVLVIGAGIGGLCTALALASPERKLTLLERDPSPPTGNADAAFADWARRGVGHLRHSHAFLARLRLILRDEHPALLADLLEAGARDLGFNEMLSEELKKGYRPQAVDKDFVVLTSRRTTLELVIRRYVERLANVEIRSEVFVTGLKIEPGAPLRVTGVTLENGDDILSDLVVDAAGRTTAAIEQLREAGADVPEESETAGILYFTRHYRLNPGMAEPPRTKAPGTGDLGFLKYGVFPADNGWFSITMCVPEIELEMRKAIVAPETFNGICEQIPGLVPWIDPARAEGVSRVFGMGDLHSRWRDMTPGGTPSVLGYFPLGDSLVRTNPLYGRGCSFAAVSAYALRDSLAESADPAARAVAYQRRINEGLKPYYLNMLDQDRLAIRMARNTLTPGYTPSFRAKLAKSFLEDGVAIAVRSNIDLLRAALRGFHMLEHPSAWLKRPANFLRVLGYWARGKTANAAAYPPKLGPERHEMLTALGLSPQLDIDRLAAA
- a CDS encoding class I SAM-dependent methyltransferase; its protein translation is MPHDDLNPNAFYGGGLAVESYDLFAAQNGKLTGDIDFYLNLARDRGGKVLELACGTGRILTPLVEAGFEVTGVDISRAMLDLADRKLQALRPSAWGRARLVCAAMQDFETQDRFDLVLIPARSFQHLTDPADQRKTLERVWRCLNPGGMLVIDMFDPRLEVCVGEPPLFPPREAADPVNGRRFRRTCLARHTNPFEQTTGERMRVEELDAEGGVLGSHETSWTLRWSTRQEMAYLLELTGFEALSLYSDFQRSPAAYGGEQLWVARAV
- a CDS encoding DsbA family protein, with the translated sequence MKTSLRVALAFAAVLALSGCQKTADAAFGQKVRAYLLEHPEVIEEAVQKLQEKKVADAANIAKAGLVKYRKALEQDSRDFVVNPNGKITVVEFFDYRCGYCKSSAPEIVKIIQDNPDVRFVFKEFPIFGGESNLAAKVALTSAGKAKGLALYQTFMAEKALDEAAIDRHLAAAGIDPAQAKAAGESAAVSKQISDTHELAQALGIEGTPAFIVGDRLVPGADMPALHAAIAAAKAGDVKAGD